The DNA region TCCGGGAAATTACTGCATGCATAAAATTTTCCGTAGCGTCCGAGTTTGATGACCATTGGGTGTCCGCAAAGATCGCAGTCAAAACCAGCTGGCTCATCTTTGATTTGAATTTTTTCGATTTTCTCTTCTGCGTTGGTCAATTCTTTTTCAAATGGTTGGTAGAAGCGATCCACAACTTCCACCCATTTTTCCTGTCCAACGCCGATTTTATCCAAATCCCCTTCCATTGATGCAGTAAAATGGACATCAACGATTTGCGGGAAGAATTCCACGATCAGAGAATTAACGATTTCACCAAGTTCTGTTGGCTCAAAACGTTTATTCGTTAATTTAACATAATAACGTCTTTGAATAGTTTCCAAAGTTGGTGCATACGTTGATGGACGTCCCACTCCGTTTTCTTCCAATGCGCGGATCAATGTTGCTTCACTGAATCGTGCTGGAGGTTGAGTGAAATGTTGTTTTGGTTCGATATCAACAGCCTTGACTTTATCTCCTTCAACTAAATCAGGAAGAATATTTTCTTTGTCTTCTTTTCCGTCATCTCTACCTTCAACATAAACTTGCATGAACCCTTTGAATTTTACTTTTGCACCGTTTGCAATGAAAATCACGCCATTTTGCTCAAGGGTTACTTTCATTGTATCCAGCACTGCTGGTGTCATTTGACTTGCAACGAATCGGGACCAAATCAATGTATACAATTTAAGTTGGTCTTTATCTAAGTATTGCTTGATTTCATTTGGTGAGCGCAATACACTTGATGGTCGGACAGCCTCATGGGCATCTTGCGCCCCTTGTGAATTTTTCGCTTTACGCCCGCCGTGTGCTGAAAATTCACTGCCGTAATTTTTTTCGATATATTCTGCAGCTTCTTCTTTCGCTGAATCCGCGATTCTGGTTGAGTCGGTACGCATATAAGTGATCAAACCAACTGTTCCCTGTTTTCCTAAAGCAATTCCCTCATATAGCTGTTGGGCAACCATCATTGTTTTTCTCGTTCTAAAATTCAATTTTCTAGCTGCTTCTTGTTGTAGGCTACTCGTGGTAAAAGGTAATGCTGGATTACGTTTACGTTCTTTTTTCTCAACTTTGGTAACATCATAATCTTTTCCCGTAATTCTAGTGGTC from Enterococcus sp. 9D6_DIV0238 includes:
- the topA gene encoding type I DNA topoisomerase; amino-acid sequence: MAYKYLVIVESPAKAKTIEKYLGKNYKVVASVGHIRDLPKSKMGIDIENNYEPHYISIRGKGDVIKSLKAAAKKADKVYLAADPDREGEAIAWHLSYLLGLDLKDKNRVVFNEITKEAVKAAFKEPRTIDLDLVDAQQARRILDRLVGYSLSPILWRKVKKGLSAGRVQSVALKIIIDRENDIRKFIPEEYWSIDGNFQKAKKKFKANFWGVDGKKKKLPNAEAVKEVTTRITGKDYDVTKVEKKERKRNPALPFTTSSLQQEAARKLNFRTRKTMMVAQQLYEGIALGKQGTVGLITYMRTDSTRIADSAKEEAAEYIEKNYGSEFSAHGGRKAKNSQGAQDAHEAVRPSSVLRSPNEIKQYLDKDQLKLYTLIWSRFVASQMTPAVLDTMKVTLEQNGVIFIANGAKVKFKGFMQVYVEGRDDGKEDKENILPDLVEGDKVKAVDIEPKQHFTQPPARFSEATLIRALEENGVGRPSTYAPTLETIQRRYYVKLTNKRFEPTELGEIVNSLIVEFFPQIVDVHFTASMEGDLDKIGVGQEKWVEVVDRFYQPFEKELTNAEEKIEKIQIKDEPAGFDCDLCGHPMVIKLGRYGKFYACSNFPECRNTKAIVKEIGVTCPVCNEGQVIERKSKKNRLFYGCSRYPECDFTSWDKPIGRPCPKCGQYLVEKKVKGGKQVVCINGDYEENVQK